The genomic window GGGAGTACGCCGCAGGGGCTGGTCGCAGTCGATCGGCGAGCGCGAGCCGGGCGTGGCGTCGGTGTCGGCGCCGGTACGCGGTCCCTCGAACCGGGTGGTGGCCGCGGTGTCGGTGTCCGGGCCCATCGAGCGGCTGACCCGGCATCCGGGCCGGATGCACGCCCAGGCCGTGGTGGACGCCGCGGGCCGGCTCTCCGAGGCCCTGCGCCGCTCGGGCTGACGGACCCGCCCGCCGTCCCGGTCCGCGCCGTCCCCGCGGGCCGGGGCGCGGGTACCAGGGGAACGCACAGGGACCCGGGAAAACCGGAAGCCCGTCGCGTCCGCGACGGGCTTCGCCTGGTCCTGTGCTGCGTACCCCCGACCGGATTCGAACCGGCGCTACCGCCTTGAGAGGGCGGCGTGCTAGGCCGCTACACAACGGGGGCTAGCTTTGGCGATCCTCGCGTCGTCACGTCCGGGAGCGACCCGGAGGGAACGGAATGAAAGGATCTGTACCCCCGACCGGATTCGAACCGGCGCTACTGCCGTGAGAGGGCAGCGTGCTAGGCCGCTACACAACGGGGGCTTGCATACACATGCGCTGGGGTACCAGGACTCGAACCTAGAACAACTGAACCAGAATCAGCCGTGTTGCCAATTACACCATACCCCACCAGAACGCAACCCCTGCGGGCTTTGTTCGGCTTGCGCTCCCGGCCGGGCCTTTCGGCCCTCTCGGCGGCGCAGGAAGAACATTACCCGATCAGGGACACCGCTCCAAAACGGGTATCGGCCCGCAGCAGCCCAGGAAGCTCGTCGAGACCGGTGATCCGCGCCAGGTCCGGCCGCCCGCCGATCCCGCGCCGGTCCAGCCAGATGCCGAGCAGCCCCGCCTCGGCCGCGCCGCGGGCGTCGATGTCCGGCTCGTTGCCGACGTAGGCGACCTCCTCGGGCGCCAGCTCCAGCGCGCGGCAGGCTGCGTGGAAGGCCGCCGCAGCGGGCTTGGAGACGCCCAGCTCGGCCGCGCACAGCAGCACCTCGAAGCGGTCCCTGACGCCGAGCACCCGCAGTTTGCGGTCCTGGTGGGCGAAGGCGGAGTTGGACAGCACCGCGTGCCGGTATCCGGCGGCGAGCCCGTCAAGCGCGGGCACGGCGTCGGGGAAGAGCGCCCAGGCGGCCTCGTAGTGCACCTTGTGCCGGCCGAACCACTCCTCGGCCTCGTCGTCGGACAGCGGCCGCCCGAGGAAGTCGCGCACCCGGTTCCTGCGCTGGCCCTCGAAGTCGCACTCGCCGGCGGCGAACCGCCGCCAGTGCTCCAGGGTCAGGTCCCGCCAGTGGTCGAGGGCCCACTCGACGCTCTCGCAGCCGTCGGGCAGGCCCTCGTGGTCCAGATGCCGCCGCATGCCGGTGCGCTCGGCACCGTCGTAGTCGAAGATCGTGTCGTCGATGTCCCAGAGCACCGCACGGATCGCCATACGGCCAATCTAGCCGGAGCCGCCGCTCCGGCCGGTGGCTCAGCCGGCCAGCCGGGCCAGTGCCGCGTCGATCCTGGCCAGGGTCCGGTCGCGGCCGAGTACCTGCAGCGACTCGAAGAGCGGCAGGCCGACCGTGCGGCCGGTGACCGCGACGCGTAGCGGGGCCTGGGCCTTGCCCAGCTTGAGGCCGTGCGCCTCGCCCGCGGCCAGCACCGCCTCCTTGAGCGCCTCCGGGCTCGACCAGTCCGCGCCGGCCAGCTTCTCCCGCGCGGTGCGCAGCAGCGCGTCCGAGCCGTCCTTCATGGCCTTGGCCCAGGACGCGTCGTCGCGGACCGGCTCGGGCAGGAAGAGGAAGTCGACGTTGGCGGTGATGTCGGACAGCACGGTGAGCCGGGTCTGCGCGTAGGGCGCGATGGCCTGCCAGGCGGCCTCGTCGAAGTCCT from Streptomyces sp. NBC_01198 includes these protein-coding regions:
- a CDS encoding HAD family hydrolase is translated as MAIRAVLWDIDDTIFDYDGAERTGMRRHLDHEGLPDGCESVEWALDHWRDLTLEHWRRFAAGECDFEGQRRNRVRDFLGRPLSDDEAEEWFGRHKVHYEAAWALFPDAVPALDGLAAGYRHAVLSNSAFAHQDRKLRVLGVRDRFEVLLCAAELGVSKPAAAAFHAACRALELAPEEVAYVGNEPDIDARGAAEAGLLGIWLDRRGIGGRPDLARITGLDELPGLLRADTRFGAVSLIG